DNA from Malus sylvestris chromosome 11, drMalSylv7.2, whole genome shotgun sequence:
aattatttattaaatattattttctctattcttaatgtaaattctattgaaactgattttattatgtgaattcagctgctttaattggtttatgaggggtttcttttAGCATGATcgaagattattcatttacttcaaatatttgacttttcttcTAACAtgatttaaaacgtgtaagtcgcgCATAGCATGCTGTTATTCAAAAAATACATTTTGCATGCGCGTGTATGAAGGCTAGTTAAAATTAAAATGTCAACCAACTTCGGgcgcgtgcatgaaggctagttaaAATTAAAATGCCAACCAACTTCCGGGACCAAGTAAAGGCTGAACAGGACAAATTCTAAACCTGGTCCTCCTCCTTCGCAAGTAAACGCTGAACAGGATAAATCCTAGACCATGTCCTCCTCCTTCCCATGTCTTACATAAACAAGTGAAGAACGAAGACTCGTGTAATAAAAGATAAGTGACAGATGTTGGGAGTTTTTTTAGAAGAAATCTCATTCTACTAGAAGTCAAGTTTTCCGATGTTGGGATCTTGACTTAGATCATTGAATTTTGGTGAAGCGGATGCCCATCGAATTACAAGTATAGAGTAAGGACAAAATTATGTCTTAAGAACATTGCGGTACATAAGCCTCAATCATTATTTTATCTATTTGAAGTTAATTTCGTTTTGTTCATATTATTGAGTTGCATTTATTATTAGtatattcaaatttatttatatatgtaaattgtCATTAACTGTTGATAAGTATCCAACAACAGATGCTTAGAACCTTCAGCGGCCTGGCGAGCAGttatataagaaggaataagaTACAGCAAATCTATGCCATTGCCTTGCGGGTAAGGAGTGCTTGGAAATAGCTTCAAAACCAAATGCGATATTGTCGTCTCGGGTAAATCTTGTCTCTTTTTTTCACTAACAATCTAATCCGATACTAAACATGTTAATGTTGTCAAGTGTAAGAAATGAAGAGCCGTGAATAAATTGAGAAAGGGAAGGCTAAGTTTGTTATTCATTCTCTTCAGTCTATGAAATATACGGTGTTTCTTCTGcttttctcttccttctctgCTTTCTTTTATGCTTAACATGGTATTTGATATTTTATGCTTAACATGGTATTTGAGTCACGTTGATTCATGAGTGAAGTAAGGGCGAATTTATTAATGGATCCGGGTGGTCCCGAAACCTTATGAAAGCTTTGAGAAGCACCTGTGAAGATCTTCAAGGACCACCCGATGGTCTGAATATGTGCTGGTTTTAGAACTCCATAGATTGCAGCGCAGCAACCAGCAGAGGGttaatgaagaagatgaagaagtctTAATTAAAAAATGGTACTCTTGCCATTGTACTATTACTcgtcttaattttgtttttaatgacCTGGTCAAAACAGCATGGTTTTGGGTAGgccattctaaaaaaaaaaaaaattaacactcTCTTTCGTCTACAAACCCGAGGCCCTACTATTCTTCGTGCAATTCCCCCATTAATTAACACAAACCCCAAATCCACCCATCCAACCCTAATCCCAACGGAAACCCACCACCATCAATCCAGCTCTCTCCACCATCACATgagattttataatttttgtctTATGTGTATTAGatgaaaatatttatataattattgtgatatagtttgttatttttttattaatttgatcaTATGCTGGTTAATTCATATATACATTTTTATGTCTTCATTAGTgcatttaatttattattttttattctgaATAATTGACTTCGGTTTTACAGTTGCAGATGTGTTAGTGAATAGTGCATTTTTCACCATAAATATCATTAAGCATTCActcctcaacaaaataaaaaattaatggtTAAGTGATAGTTTAATTGTGTAGTAAGATTTTTTTATTCTTGTATCGATAATGAAATATAATGAAACATTTTCGAAGTATGAAACCTTGTCATAGACAAATTTAGTATTTCTACTATCATGATTTAGGAATGAAAAGtatttattgttaatttttttttaaagttatttgCATCTAAGTTTTATTTGAAACTTTTACATTAGGAACCCCCAAAAGTTCTAAATCCACCACTAGCGTGAAGTTCACATGCAGTAGCGAGGGGAAGGGGAAGGCGGAGGGGTCAATGGGTTCACATgaccccaaaaactctatatAATTCCAATATAATTTTTGCTACAGATCCCAATACCGTAATAAGAACTTCCAACAACTAGCTTCAGTGTAAGTTTTATGCAATAGTCTTCATGCGTTTAAATTTCTTATTTGATTTCCATTATTTCTCAACACTCTATTTATCAATAGTCTTTCATAGTAAGTTCAATCAATTGAGAGGATTGATGAATAGACTTTCACAAAAGTTGTATTTGCTCATGTGTGGAGGGAGGCTAATATTGTGGCAAATGCATTGGCTACTTTAGAGCTAGTTTGGGGTCTCTGTGTtgtgaaaaaaaatagtatTGTCTTCATAAGCAAGAGTTTTCTGTTGTTTTGGATCCatgttttgaaaaagaaaaaaaaacatttttttttatttaccaaacacaattttagctcaaacttaaaaaaaaaacgacttttaaaaaaaaattcaggaaTGTCAAACCAGTCCTTAATCATTCTATTTCGGTCTGATTATATTTGGTTCATTCCAACGAGCGTAAGGCATGCCTTACGCTTCGACTTCCTTTTGCACTGGTTGCCCAAGAGGCTCGATAATATAATCTCTTCGTTGTATTTGCTTATGGCAGCCAAATTAATGGTTGTGATTGCTTAAGAGAAAATAGTCTAAATACACAGTGAAAGTTAATATGTGGTTATAATTGTTATAATTTGGTTGTATACGTCGATATAAGTGATGACATTATCAATAATGATATAGTGCAACCACGAATACAAAATATAACAACCAGTCATGAATTATAAatgtaattttataaataatatcACTTCATATTATTCCAACTCTAAAAGTTTACTTGTCCAATCATACTCCATATTTCACACTTCAAAATAGAATATTCCAACAAAATTCTATTTTctagttctatttttatttgggGTGTGAAATCCACATActccttattaatttttgtcctttgatcttcttcaattcattcaatccgaCAACTGAAAATTAAGAGGGTGTGTGGACAGCACAccccttttatttttgtgaaaatattctGCTTCATTTATAATTGCACTCACACCTCATcctctttctcattttatttttcacctTAGGCTTAAATTAAAGATCTTAATAGCAAGTGACTTGTAACTCAGTTGGTTAAGAGTATTCTCTCTTGCACTCATTTAAACACAAGATTATATTAGTTTATATATaaagtattaaaatattatcctattgtttgtaaaaaaaaatctttattaGAAATTTGTAATGGTATTGAGAAAAAagaatgtttttattttaaattatgatAGAATATTAGTTAAAATGCAAAAATGATTGAAGGAAAATAAGATTTCTTTAGACCAACTCTAGTGGGGAGTTGCCAAATGCAAAATTTGGCAAACAAAAGACAAATTTTATGTTGCCAAACTGTTTTTTTCCCCCAACTCTGCAATGCTAAAATTTAGCACCTTAGCTATTTTAAATGTCAAACAAGTAGTTTAGTCTCAAATTTCTtttgttaactttttttttttcaaataaattttGTTATCTTAAGTTATTTTTACGAtcattttaacttaaaaaattttaattgtgaCAAGAATTCAAAATTGCACAATTTGTGACAATATTGACTTCGATGTTGAAAATAGGAAATGTTTGCATAAAAAAACAaggaatatattatatatgctgCAATAACATGACCAACACAAGAGACTTGGTCCTGCTTTGAACCAGCTTGAGCGCAAAACTTTTTTCAAGTTTTCTGCATGCAGTGCGACAGCGTATGGGCTCAACTCACCATACGTTTGCGCGTGCCTCCCAGCGCGTCCACGTCAAGCCCAGTCACACCATTCAAGTGCTTCTGAACGGTGGGAACCATTAGAAATAGCAACTtgaacgagagatttttcagtatgattTGTATACggagtggtacatcacgtgttattatacaaatagtaagatatgtgtgctaaaaagttaataacttaaaaaaaaaaaaaattcaccacttctattaaaacacatggtgtacctTGTGTTCtcatcacaatgaaaaattatcAACTTGAACAATAGTCTAAAACTTGGGAATGTAGAAATTGAATTTTTAGCACCAAATGGACTTGGGTTGGGAGAGGATTTGGTTGCTAAACTCTTAAGATTAGAGTTGGGCTCTTTCAACTCTGTAAATGGAGCTCAAAAAAATACGTGTGGGACCTCGTGTGTTTTAGAGTATGGCTCGAGAGCAATTTTACTCCAAAAGTCTTTACTTGAAGAACAagaaactaatttttcttttaatattttattttcaggaGAAAAAAGTAGATCTTGTTTCGAAAATAATATGGAGAAATCAACAATTGCTGCTAGATTATTGCTTTTGTACTTTTTTGTCTTCTGCCCTCAATTAGGGGTTCACTCATTCGCCACTCCTTCTAACATTCAAGGTaccaaatatattttaaaagttTCATTGGTTCTTCGAGTAACTTACATGACAATAAATTTAATAACAAACAGTTCTCGTTATATAATCTTGTTTCCTCATCTCTATATTCATATACTGCAGATTTTAGCTACTTGAAATTTGTACGTAACGCAACTGATCTACCattgcaagaaaaatatgacTACATTGTGGTTGGAGGGGGCACGGCAGGGTGCCCATTGGCAGCAACTTTATCCGCGAACTACTCCGTGCTCCTCCTAGAAAGGGGAGATATTCCCACAGCATATCCAAACGTGTTGAGTAACGCTGGGATTCTTGCAAATTTCATGCAAGAAGATGACGGTAAGACGCCGGCCCAGAGGTTCACATCAGAAGATGGTGTAGCTTTTGTAAGAGGACGGGTCCTGGGCGGGTCAAGTATGATCAATGTTGGTCTTTACTCAAGAGCCGACAGTGAATTCCTCAAGAAATCAGGAATTAAATTGGACATGAACTTAGTCAATAATTCATATGAATGGGTGGAAAACACTCTAGTATTCCGCCCGAATTTATCACACTGGCAATCTGTTGTGAAAGATGCACTGTTAGAAGCTGGTGTTCGTCCAGACAATGGACTTACTTTGGATCACATTCAGGGAACTAAAATCACGGGTACGATCTTTGACGATCGTGGAAGAAGACATGGTGCTGTGGAACTGCTTAATAAAGGACATCCAAAAAATCTGAGAGTTGCAATTCATGCCGCAGTAGAGAGGATCATTTTCTCTTCCAAGGCATCAGGTATGCTAACATTTGATATATACAATTAAAGGCCATTTAGATTTCCATCCTTCGATGACACGAGTTaaggttttcctttttttttttttttcattaaatccATCTTAGATTGGATTTTGATTGGACTTTGATTTTGATCTTGTATGTTGCTTACATGTTGCTGTGAATATACATACGTGTAAGTACATTAATATGTTTCGAtcgaaaaacaaaaatcaaatctatcagggcgttgaaaaaaaaaaaaactccttgatatatttgaagaatttgaatCTATTCTATATATTTAATAACTTGTAAGTTAAATATATGTTCAATTCTAGTATCGGTTGAATGCAGGTTTGTCAGCTAAAGGAATCATATACACTGATTCTAACGGGAGGTCTCATCAGGCATTGATACGTGGTAAAGGTGAGGTTATATTGAGTGCAGGGGCAATTGGGAGTCCTCAACTTCTGCTACTTAGTGGTGTTGGCCCGAAGTCCTACCTTTCATCTCTTAAAATCCCAGTTGTTCACCCACAACCTTACGTTGGGCAGTTTATGCGTGACAATCCTCGTAATTACGTTACCATTTTGCCCCCATCTGAACTAGAACCTTCCACTGCACAGATTGCTGGTATCACAAGTGATTACTATATAGAGACCGTCTCCGGCTTGCCATTTTCTACTATGGCCTTTAGTCTTTTCCCTAATCCAACTATTCCCATGACGATAAATTCAACTTTCGGGCACATTGTTACCAAAAATCCAGCACCCTTGTCCTATGGTTCTCTTAAACTGCAATCATCCTATGATGTCAAAGTCGGCCCAATTGTCAAATTCAACTACTTTGCAAAGAAGGCAGACCTTTCTCGTTGTGTTAGTGCTGTGAGGAAAATGGGTGATTTATTAAAAACAAACGCATTGAAACCATTTAAGACTCGAGATTTGCCAGGCGAAGATGGTTTTAACCTTTTTGGACCGCCTTTACCAATGAACCAGTCAGATGTTGCATCCATTGAAACATTCTGTCGAGATACAGTAGCCACATTTTGGCACTACCATGGTGGATGCCTCGTCGGAAAGGTAGTTGATGGAGATTTCCGGGTCATGGGGATCAAGGCATTACGTGTTGTTGATGGATCTGTGTTCAAAAGTTTATCACCAGGGACCAATCCTCAAGCCACTCTTATGATGTTAGGCAGGTATGCATGTTCATGCATTCAAAGAAAACCATAAGAAATTACCTGTACATAATACATAATATCTACTAAATCCTccgaaattatttatttattttgttttccttttttttataagaatatACTGTTGTTGTTTTCCCACTCCAAATTTTGTTCTTTGGGCAGGTATGTTGGCCTTCGATTGCTGGAAGAAAGATCAGCTAGCAAGGGGCGTTGATCATAATTCAAGATTATGGTTAATTTGTCATGCAATAAGTTGAAGGTTATTGAACAAAGTTTAGCGTTATGGTTTTTACTTAAGACAAACTTAGTTAATAAGGTCATGATGTAACTCAAGACTCAAGTGGTACTGGATGGATAGAATAATTGAAAATCGAAGCTAAAGGCACATTAGTTTAGGGAAATTGGTTCGATGGCCCTATTGCAAAGCCCTCTTCATATAATTCAATTTGTATCCATATGTTGTCCAAACATTaagattttattaatatgttGTTGAGATTTCGCTGATATGTTGTTGATATTTTGTCGATATGGATAAACCCTAAGTGAAGGCAATTTTCTCAAAGAAAGCTCTTATTGAATACATTTTTGAAGTAGGGTTGTTTTTTATTGGTATTTTTTAACCAAGGCGAGCACATTTCCCTTAGTTttgtcggtttttttttttcttctttttaaattgttttcaatCAACACTACAAAAAACTCTTTGTCAGATGAAATAATTTTTTCGGACCGAATATGGATTAGTCGCCTAACATTTCAGCCGACGAAACAAAGTCTTTGGGTAAAGGAGCATTCACCATCCTTGCCCGACGAATATATCTTGCTCGATGACATAGTTGCGTCGAGTTTCTACAAATTAAATACTTTAGCCAGACGAAGGCATctgtttaacaaaaataaaataaaaatacaacaaAAGTTTCTTCAGGTAAagctattaattttttttattcgaaattaaaataatatttaatttaaattatttaaatctatttatattaatctaaaaatattgtattaaaaataatatatttctTTCAATTTATGTAGCAAAAATTAAACTAAAGTACAACTACTGGGGTGGCTAGTGGAATGGTGCTTGAAGATCGCTCAAATGCTCGGGAATGCGAATGCAAGAAGCTATCATTGCTTCTCAACAAATTGTACTATTACTGGGGTGGCTAGTGGAATTGTGCATGAAGATCGCTCAGATGCTCGGGAATGCGAATGCGAGAAGCTGTCATTACTTCTCAGCAAATTGTACTATTACACTTGGTGTAATGGGCAGTGTTTACGACATATTGAAAATTTTCCCATAAGAGACAAGGTAGTTAGAAGTTTTTCTTTGTGAAGTGTTTGgctaaatttttctttttaagtttGAATTTCGTAGATAAGCGAATTTCATATTTATTATGACTTAATACACTAAGAAATTGTGTTTGTCTAAATTTTCCTTCAAAGTAATTTATGTTTGTTACTATACCAATATAAGCTCTCGTGTGGACCCGAATGCAAGGGGTcctcttaggccatctccaactgaaggaggGTCAGAAGGCTTGTTTTAGCCCTAtagccctccaagaaattaatattttaatgaacagtgacataccatatttcttaccatctccaatcgaggggccagagggccataggccaaacatagcctTGTGACAAAAAACCATTTCCAACCGAGGGGTCCAAAGGggcataggccaaacataatttattattttaatttaagaaCTACTACTACTTAAACTTAAAGTCtataatcatcatcatcattatctGTCATTGTAGGATTATAGTTGGAGGTCAACAACTCCCGTCGGGCCATAATATCCCTTTTTTTCCTAacaaaataggccttactcattaAAGTGTAATTTGAAGTGTTCCCTTGCATATtcctatcatccatctcttctagTATTTGTTTGGCCCGTTCTTGCCTACGGTTCATTTCTTCTGCGGCAATGGCATTTTGCTTCGCCATAAATCGCAAAGAGGCCGCCATTTCCTATTGAAAGGTGTAATCATCCtttgccttgcccttttccttcaattttcagGCCTTGTTTCTtcccatagccctaggtatgGAACCTTAACCAAGAGACAAATTTTCTAACCTTGTTTCTTGAACGGTAGAAGATCCATCTTCATCCCCATATGCAATTGAGGATGCATTTCTGAACACCGGTGTAGGACCAACTCTttgttgaggtggatcttcaaataacacccaccctttacaaatttcccaacaactgtGATGATTAAAAGGTTTCGAGTTGTCCTCCATATACAATCCCTCCACTTGGcatacctagaaaatataattacaaaaattaaagaaaattaatttatgaaattaaatgtaatataattaaatatttaaaataaattgtgaaaatacTTACTTCGTCGTAATAATTGGCGTCGCTTTCATATCTGCTTGCGGCCTTTACcagtgcttgatgccatttattcaaacttggatgaagatgtttcttccattttgaagaacaactctcgtgATTTCGGGTATTCAATGGAGTGGTGCCTTCGTAGAACTCATAGTATTTTTTGAACGTACGAGTtcaaacaccttcacttgttcGAGAACttcccctcacactatcttctgagacccatctataagccctgcaaagagcttcatcttcttttcgggtccaagccctaccttCCATTGCCGAtatggccatttgaaaattattgaaaaaattgaaggaaatattattGGAAGAAGTAAGAGAACAAAATGTGAGGAATTGAAATAGAATGAagtaagatagtatggaatggtgaaaattatgcgagaaatggtgtaggaatagcttaggtatttataggaaaaaaaaatccaacggtCACCTAGCTTCATGCTGACGCCAGGTAACTGTTGGATTCAAATGCTTGGGCCAGCTAGTTGGTCTGTTTTCCCTTTTTTGGTCTGATGGGGCCCACGAGCTCTTTGGTCTAGCTCTctgttggagacggttttcgtgtcatttgagttattttcggccctctggccggattggttggagatgaccttatgTGTGTCCTTGGAGCTGATATGACACAACTATCCTTACCCAAGACTTTCTTTAATTACAAAACAATCTATCTTTCCTTGGACTAAAGAGAAACTTTGTCTTGGACTGATTCATATGAGACATGATTTTCACACCCTGCTTTTAGTCTCTCACACAccgtgtttgtttttttttttttttttttttttttttttgccatcaGAATGAATAAATCACACACAAATAGCGGCAATTAAACAGGcgtttgtgaaaggttaaaaaGGGTTTGTTTATCATTTCCATTTTCATAAacgctatattttaatataatcaTGCCAAGTAATGAGTGCAACCTGTCACTGAAAAATGAAACGATTTGGCAGAACTATGGGGTTCTTACTTCCTTTGCCGAAAAGCTCAGAGACAAAAGACCAACCTGAAGCCTATTTTTGTGGTCCAAATATGACATGCAAAGTAGTGTGCTGCAACATCCAATAACTAATACAAATTTGAGTGGTAAATCTGTCCTCACTAATCTTACCATATCTGATGCTGAAATGAAATTCTTAAATTTGTTCAGTCTCGCAATCTGACATCGGATGAAGCAACAAAAGAAGATTTAACAGCGGCTAATCGACACTTAGCAGTAACCGAAGCTCTTTAAGCAACCCATCCATGTTCCGCTCGGTCACCTACAAAAACCACATTCAGGTCAGAGTTAGCCGAGGAAATAAACCCATGCATAAGAAACAACAGTCGAATTACAATGTGAAACCACCATATAGCGACAAGCAACAGTCGAGTTACATGCTATGCATGATGTCATAATTTCCTAATATACAGTCTTCATACTAATCTATCAAGTTCGAAATTGATTtgtatcatttaagcatatactAAATGATTACTATTTTCAACAATGTAACTGACCTCAACATCAAATCATTAAGCAATATTCTTGAAAGAATTCGAATATCTCAGTCTGAAAGCTATGTATGATTCAAGATAGATTTGCAAAGCAAGATTTAAATGCATGCCTTGTTTATCTTCTCCGTTTCCTAAGCGGTTTCCACTTGTTTAGCATAAATACTACTCCCTCCTTCAAGGAAGCCTTCCTTCCTTCTTTGAAGTTCCACAGCTCAGGTATTATATAGCGTCCACTGGGATTATACTCATTCATTTCTATCAAAGCAGTTGTCACTGCCTTGTATACTTCATCACCCAGCTGATTCTTCAAATCCTTCAATTTgtcatcattttcatcaataATTTCCTGTACCCACATCCAACAAAACCCAGTTAATGGAAAGTAAGAGCAACAGGAATACCTCAATCGTTATAAACCACCAGCATTCATTATGAGTTGAACTGTTATAACAAGAGCAACATGTAAAAGATAGTCGTCAACAATGGTAttctatgtatttatttatcGAAAGGAACCCACAATACATATTGCTTGATTGTTGAATGTATACCTTAGGCTTTCCTTCTTGGTCCGTAATAATCTTGAAAGGATGCCAGCTTGGATCCCTAAGATACTCCTCCCACAGAGAGCAGAACTCCACGGCCTTCTCATCTGCTGCTTCATTTGAGTATTTCTCCTTGGTTGCAATTTGAAATGGCTTCTGGTCAAGATCTCCCATTCTCTTCACGCCAATAGTAGCACGGTGGGTTGAATCCCACAGTCCCTGCATATAACAAAAGTTAGACTCCCACAACACCACAAGAGCAGAGACCACGTTTGACAAACCATATTGATAAGCAAGGACCCAGATCAACAAACCATAAGCATGGATTGTGATCAGCGATCCACACTAATTCATGTTCAACAACTTAGTCACATTGCTAATGTGATTTTCTAGCTTAAAAGAGAAACTAATGCCTACGAAACCCCATAAACCAGCTTTCATCATGGTTCCAGCATGCTAATATATACATGTTATTCAAACTCATGCACTGTATGATCCATAGTCTATAGTATCAAGGCATAattgtttcataaaaaattaattctaTATCAAATGCATGGAAATatttagaaggaaaaaaaaaattaatagcatATTGCAGAGAATATGATTCAATAAAACCCCCAAGATCTAGACCAGAAAAATAAATGTACATACACTGATTAGTTCCTTACGAGCCTCCTGCacttcatcattattcctccgcTCCTTAACAAGAAGTGTTTTGTAAAGTTCCTCTACATCGGTAtactcctcctccttctcctttaACTGGCTTTGTATTTCCTCCACCTTCTTCTTGGCTTCCaaatcctcatcctcctccatgtGTTTCATCACCTTTACAGCACCTTTCATTCGCTCTATCTCAAGCTCCAGTACCTGTTTGGCATCGAGCTGCTTTTCCAATTCAATAATTCTCTTACGAAGTGTCTCCTTTTCTTTCTGCAATTGCAATTAAAGCAGCATACAAAATTTTTCAGAGTTTCATTCATTCAATTCCCAAAGTTTCAAAATAATAATGGAAAACAAACCTTCTGTTCTTCTGCTAACCATAACATCTTCTCATCAGCTGTCTTTTGTTCCAAGGTAGCGCGCTCATTctaaaagccaaaaaaaaaaaaaaaaaaactgtattaCGCTGTACTGAATAATAATTGCCAAGAATATCACAAGCAATGATAGATGCCAAATTAAGGCAAACGAAACCAGACATTCACAACAATAACTGCTATGCCATAGGTCAACTCTGTACAACCTCAACTTACCTTACTGACTCCACCAGAA
Protein-coding regions in this window:
- the LOC126591181 gene encoding (R)-mandelonitrile lyase 3-like, coding for MEKSTIAARLLLLYFFVFCPQLGVHSFATPSNIQDFSYLKFVRNATDLPLQEKYDYIVVGGGTAGCPLAATLSANYSVLLLERGDIPTAYPNVLSNAGILANFMQEDDGKTPAQRFTSEDGVAFVRGRVLGGSSMINVGLYSRADSEFLKKSGIKLDMNLVNNSYEWVENTLVFRPNLSHWQSVVKDALLEAGVRPDNGLTLDHIQGTKITGTIFDDRGRRHGAVELLNKGHPKNLRVAIHAAVERIIFSSKASGLSAKGIIYTDSNGRSHQALIRGKGEVILSAGAIGSPQLLLLSGVGPKSYLSSLKIPVVHPQPYVGQFMRDNPRNYVTILPPSELEPSTAQIAGITSDYYIETVSGLPFSTMAFSLFPNPTIPMTINSTFGHIVTKNPAPLSYGSLKLQSSYDVKVGPIVKFNYFAKKADLSRCVSAVRKMGDLLKTNALKPFKTRDLPGEDGFNLFGPPLPMNQSDVASIETFCRDTVATFWHYHGGCLVGKVVDGDFRVMGIKALRVVDGSVFKSLSPGTNPQATLMMLGRYVGLRLLEERSASKGR